In the genome of Phycodurus eques isolate BA_2022a chromosome 11, UOR_Pequ_1.1, whole genome shotgun sequence, the window AGGACGACAAGAAGGAGTCGGACTGCGGGAAAAGCGGCGCGGACGGCGGCTCGGCCACGTCCAGCCACAGCCGGATAAGCGTGAGTTGCGGTGGGATTAACGTGGAGGTGAACCAGCACCAGGAGACCACGCacggccccaagacctccgcTGCCTCCTCCGCGTCGGAGTCCTCCCCGGTCACGTCCGTGTCCTCGGCCTCGGTGCTCGGCTCGGGGCTCGTCGCGCCCGTGTCCCCTTACAAACCGGGCCAGACCGTCTTTCCGCTCCCCCCGGCGGGCATGACGTACCCGGGCGGCTTGGCCGGGGCCTACGGCGGCTACCCTCAGCACTTCATGCCGCACGGGGGCAGCCTGGTCAACGCGCAGCTGGCCAGCTCGCTCGGCTGCAGTAAGGCCGGCACCAGCCCACTGGCCGGAGCCTCCCCGCCCTCCATCATGTCGGCCAGCCTGTGCAGAGACCCTTACTGCCTCAGCTACCACTGTGCCAGCCACTTGGCGGGCGCGGCCGGGGCGTCGTGTACGCACGACGCGGCCGCGGCAGCCGCAGCCAACGCGCTCAAGTCCGGCTACCCGCTCATGTACCCGACGCACCCCATCCACGGGGTGCACTCCTCGGCCCCCTCCTTCAGCGGACACCCGTTGTACCCGTACGGTTTTATACTCCCCAACGACCCCCTGCCCCACGTTTGCAACTGGGTGTCGGCCAACGGACCGTGCGACAAGCGATTCTCCTCCTCGGAGGAGCTCCTGAACCACCTGAGGACACACACCGCTTTCACCGGGGCGGAGAAGCTCATCTCCGGCTACCCGGGCTCCTCCTCGCTGGCCAGCGCGGCTGCTGCGGCCATGGCCTGTCACATGCACATGCCGCCGTCGGGGGCCCCCGGCAGCCCCGGGACTTTGGCTCTGAGGAGCCCGCACCACGCACTGGGACTCAGCAGCCGCTACCACCCGTACTCGAAAAGCCCGCTGCCCGCACCCGGAGCCCCCGTCCCGGTCCCCGCGGCCACCGGCCCTTACTATTCCCCTTACGCACTGTACGGCCAGAGACTCACCACAGCATCAGCGCTCGGATACCAGTGAGAGcggggagacaaaaaaaaaaaacccaaacgcacgcacacacacacacacacacacacacacacacgcacacgcacacacacacaagacttTGCAAAGTTTATAATACAAAGAATGCAAATATAAAGACTTTTATATGGACATATGGGCGGGATCCGTGGACttcaaactgtatttatttatatgtctGCTTCAAAGGAACAAGCAGGCTGCAAAATGGAACATATTTGAGCAAGTCAAAAAGTGCATTATGTGGCATTATGTAAGTCTAGAGCTAAAGTGGATGAGCGGAGCACACACTGTTCGAAAACTAATTCAAAGTAGGCTTCCTCATTTCGATGTTCGTTTCAGAATTGCTATGATTGTATTTGTTCttatttaaaaggaaaaaaaatgtctcaccgagaaaagaaaaataatttacatgcatgtttttttgttttgtttcttaaaaTTCTGAAAttgtccacatttgaaattgccGTTATTTTTCAGGTGTATACCATGGGGAGAgaattggtatttttttgtatgtattctgaggaaaaaaaataagaaacaatTCTGTTCCATATCTT includes:
- the znf503 gene encoding zinc finger protein 503 isoform X2 codes for the protein MLTARSGHILHPEYLQPLPSTPVSPIELDAKKSPLALLAQTCSQIGKPDPPPSSKLSSVASNGSSDKDSKCGPLKMSDIGAEDKSSFKPYSKPSDKKDSSGGGGGGADKSGFRVPSATCQPFTPRTGSPNSSSSASPMPAEGKDDKKESDCGKSGADGGSATSSHSRISVSCGGINVEVNQHQETTHGPKTSAASSASESSPVTSVSSASVLGSGLVAPVSPYKPGQTVFPLPPAGMTYPGGLAGAYGGYPQHFMPHGGSLVNAQLASSLGCSKAGTSPLAGASPPSIMSASLCRDPYCLSYHCASHLAGAAGASCTHDAAAAAAANALKSGYPLMYPTHPIHGVHSSAPSFSGHPLYPYGFILPNDPLPHVCNWVSANGPCDKRFSSSEELLNHLRTHTAFTGAEKLISGYPGSSSLASAAAAAMACHMHMPPSGAPGSPGTLALRSPHHALGLSSRYHPYSKSPLPAPGAPVPVPAATGPYYSPYALYGQRLTTASALGYQ
- the znf503 gene encoding zinc finger protein 503 isoform X1, coding for MSTSPSASVLTNLGELSAALERASRRGSSGSDEPASSLFLRQQKQRQQQQPREKQQHSAPPSDPLRQAKRLPVKVLKMLTARSGHILHPEYLQPLPSTPVSPIELDAKKSPLALLAQTCSQIGKPDPPPSSKLSSVASNGSSDKDSKCGPLKMSDIGAEDKSSFKPYSKPSDKKDSSGGGGGGADKSGFRVPSATCQPFTPRTGSPNSSSSASPMPAEGKDDKKESDCGKSGADGGSATSSHSRISVSCGGINVEVNQHQETTHGPKTSAASSASESSPVTSVSSASVLGSGLVAPVSPYKPGQTVFPLPPAGMTYPGGLAGAYGGYPQHFMPHGGSLVNAQLASSLGCSKAGTSPLAGASPPSIMSASLCRDPYCLSYHCASHLAGAAGASCTHDAAAAAAANALKSGYPLMYPTHPIHGVHSSAPSFSGHPLYPYGFILPNDPLPHVCNWVSANGPCDKRFSSSEELLNHLRTHTAFTGAEKLISGYPGSSSLASAAAAAMACHMHMPPSGAPGSPGTLALRSPHHALGLSSRYHPYSKSPLPAPGAPVPVPAATGPYYSPYALYGQRLTTASALGYQ